Proteins from one Cicer arietinum cultivar CDC Frontier isolate Library 1 chromosome 3, Cicar.CDCFrontier_v2.0, whole genome shotgun sequence genomic window:
- the LOC140919704 gene encoding uncharacterized protein: MLYHYVILDCACKLVLTPEPGVVRYLAANKLRVSHREGAQEFISLANVEVKINVSIEDMVLVKEYPHVFLTEILRLPPVREVKFFIDLHPRTGHISIALYRMSPLELNKLKGQVEDLLQKGFIKPSVSPWGAPVFFHASIGMTPYEALYERKCQTPLCCYKDSDNMIVGPEMVQQTIYKVKKIKEKMKVSQDRQRSYVDKRRRPLEFEQGGHMFLRVTPMIGVGRAIKSRKLTPKFIGPYQITARIGHVAYRIALPLMLSNIHNVLHVSQLRKYISDLSHVIEPDTVQLKDNLSFEVLPVRIDDMKIKRLRNKEVSLVEVIWNPTTEDATLEQEGMMREQHPNLFIDA; the protein is encoded by the exons ATGTTGTATCATTATGTAATCTTGGATTGTGCTTGCAAATTGGTTCTTACCCCCGAGCCAGGAGTTGTTCGATatctagctgctaacaaactcagAGTGTCACATAGAGAAGGAGCTCAAGAGTTTATTTCATTAGCTAATGTGGAGGTAAAGATAAATGTGAGCATAGAAGACATGGTGCTCGTCAAGGAGTACCCACACGTATTTCTAACAGAAATTCTAAGATTACCACCAGTAAGAGAGGTGAAGTTCTTCATTGATCTACACCCAAGAACCGGACATATTTCGATTGCGCTGTATCGGATGTCACCATTGGAATTGAATAAGCTCAAGGGCCAAGTTGAAGATTTATTGCAAAAAGGATTTATTAAACCAAGTgtgtcaccatggggagctccggtatt ttttcacgcaagtattggaatgacaCCCTATGAGGCTCTGTATGAGCGCAAGTGTCAGACACCTTTGTGTTGTTATAAGGACAGTGACAATATGATTGTAGGACCTGAGATGGTGCAACAAACTATATATAAggtcaagaagataaaagagaaaatgaaggtctcacaagatcgtcagaggAGTTATGTGGATAAACGTCGCAGACCTTTAGAATTCGAGCAGGGTGGCCATAtgtttctgagagtcacacctatgATTGGAGTTGGTAGAGCCATAAAATCAAGGAAATTAACCCCAAAGTTTATTGGACCATACCAGATTACTGCACGAATTGGACATGtggcttatcggattgcattacctctgATGTTGTCCAATATACACAACGTACTTCACGTGTCGCAATTAAGAAAATACATATCGGATTTGTCGCACGTGATTGAACCAGACACAGTTCAACTAAAGGATAACTTATCATTTGAAGTACTACCTGTAAGAATTGACGACATGAAGATTAAGCGATTAAGGAACAAGGAAGTTTCGCTGGTCGAAGTAATTTGGAATCCAACTACTGAAGATGCAACTTTGGAACAGGAGGGTatgatgagggaacaacaccctaATTTGTTTATCGACgcgtag